In Scytonema millei VB511283, a single window of DNA contains:
- a CDS encoding SDR family oxidoreductase has translation MVNSESNGKVALITGANKGLGLEMSRQLGQRGLTVLVAARSLQAAEAAATTLQKEGLKAEAIALDVNNSNEIQSAVQEIGDRFGKLDVLINNAGVMLDGEWSISNASSVPIDTIRKTFETNFFALVELTQKLLPLILNSPSGRIVNMASIEGSLTLHADPNSPIYDAKPFAYDASKAAVNSFTVHLAHELRHTSVKVNSAHPGWVKTELGGEGAMMDITEGAKTGVELATLPDDGSSGGFFHLGQPLPW, from the coding sequence GTGGTAAACAGCGAATCTAACGGTAAGGTAGCTTTGATTACTGGTGCAAATAAAGGACTAGGACTAGAGATGAGTCGCCAGCTCGGACAACGCGGCTTGACAGTTTTAGTCGCAGCCCGTAGCTTACAAGCAGCCGAAGCAGCAGCTACTACACTACAAAAAGAAGGATTGAAGGCTGAGGCGATCGCCCTGGATGTGAATAACAGCAACGAAATTCAGTCCGCCGTACAGGAGATTGGCGATCGCTTTGGTAAGCTTGACGTTTTAATTAATAATGCCGGTGTCATGTTAGATGGCGAATGGTCGATCAGTAATGCTAGTTCTGTGCCGATCGATACCATCCGTAAAACTTTTGAGACAAACTTTTTTGCCCTAGTCGAACTGACTCAGAAACTACTGCCTTTGATTTTAAATAGCCCTAGCGGTCGAATTGTCAACATGGCTAGCATTGAGGGATCGCTGACACTTCATGCCGATCCGAACTCACCAATCTATGATGCTAAACCATTTGCTTATGATGCTTCTAAAGCAGCCGTCAATTCATTTACAGTGCATTTAGCCCACGAGTTACGGCACACTTCGGTAAAAGTCAATAGCGCTCATCCAGGTTGGGTAAAAACAGAATTGGGTGGTGAAGGCGCAATGATGGATATTACAGAGGGAGCAAAAACAGGCGTAGAATTGGCAACATTACCCGATGATGGTTCGAGCGGTGGCTTTTTTCATCTGGGGCAACCCTTACCTTGGTAG